A stretch of the Phaeodactylum tricornutum CCAP 1055/1 chromosome 15, whole genome shotgun sequence genome encodes the following:
- a CDS encoding predicted protein — MSSAQKSANHRGHFKKTVDVEDSRRSREETTLHIRKAKKDARMAKRPAAGMLMNSGDNTYAGMMEDQANDGSDGNVARSLAASKLEQLPAMVQGVMGNDPAVQTECTTQFRRLLSIEKNPPIQQVIDTHVVPRFVEFLSRDDNPALQFEAAWALTNIASGTSDHTKVVMEVGAVPIFVRLLLSPNDDVREQAVWALGNIAGDSPPCRDLVLQAGAMNPLLQQLHQNSKLTMLRNATWTLSNFCRGKPQPDFEMVRPALPTLAQLIFSPDEEVLTDACWALSYLSDGPNEKIQAVIEAGVCRRLVELLLNPSPAVQTPALRTIGNIVTGNDLQTQFVINNNALPCLLALLASPKKGIRKEACWTISNITAGNKEQIQAVVENNIIPPLIQLLTNAEFDIRKEAAWAISNATSGGSQQQIKFLVQQGCIRPLCDLLSVADPKIVTIALEGLENILKIGDEEARLTNGQNQMAVYVSEAEGLNKIEDLQQHSNNAIYEQAIRMLETYFGVEEEEEMAAIAPAMEGDQFGFGMDQQPGTGTFDFSGGQ; from the exons ATGAGTTCGGCGCAAAAATCCGCGAAT CACCGTGGACACTTCAAAAAGACGGTCGACGTGGAGGACTCGCGTCGTTCGCGCGAAGAGACGACGCTGCACATCCGCAAGGCGAAGAAGGATGCCCGCATGGCCAAGCGTC CGGCAGCCGGTATGCTCATGAACTCGGGCGACAACACGTACGCGGGGATGATGGAAGACCAAGCCAATGATGGATCCGATGGAAACGTCGCTCGTTCGCTGGCGGCGTCCAAGTTGGAGCAGTTGCCCGCCATGGTGCAGGGTGTGATGGGCAACGACCCAGCGGTGCAAACGGAATGTACCACACAGTTTCGTCGGTTGTTGTCCATTGAAAAGAATCCGCCGATTCAGCAAGTTATTGACACCCACGTCGTCCCGCGCTTTGTCGAGTTCTTGAGCCGGGACGATAACCCAGCCTTGCAGTTTGAAGCCGCTTGGGCACTCACCAATATCGCCAGCGGAACCTCGGATCATACGAAAGTGGTCATGGAAGTGGGTGCCGTGCCCATTTTTGTGCGGTTGCTGCTCAGCCCCAACGACGACGTTCGTGAACAAGCCGTCTGGGCCCTGGGAAACATTGCCGGGGACTCCCCTCCCTGTCGCGACCTAGTTCTGCAAGCGGGAGCCATGAATCCCCTGCTCCAGCAATTGCACCAAAATTCCAAGCTCACCATGTTGCGCAACGCTACCTGGACGCTTTCCAACTTTTGCCGCGGCAAGCCCCAACCGGATTTTGAAATGGTCCGCCCGGCATTGCCCACCCTGGCACAGCTCATTTTCAGTCCCGATGAAGAAGTACTGACGGACGCCTGTTGGGCTCTATCCTACCTTTCCGACGGACCCAACGAAAAGATCCAAGCCGTCATTGAAGCGGGTGTCTGCCGCCGTCTCGTGGAACTGCTCCTCAATCCTTCACCGGCCGTACAGACCCCGGCACTCCGAACCATTGGTAACATTGTTACTGGAAACGATCTGCAAACGCAGTtcgtcatcaacaacaacgcgTTGCCCTGTCTCTTGGCGCTTTTGGCGTCACCCAAGAAAGGAATTCGCAAAGAAGCTTGCTGGACCATTTCCAACATCACCGCCGGTAACAAGGAACAAATTCAAGCCGTAGTGGAGAACAATATCATCCCGCCGCTTATTCAGCTCTTGACCAACGCCGAATTCGACATCCGCAAAGAAGCAGCCTGGGCTATTTCCAACGCCACGTCGGGAGGGAGTCAGCAGCAGATCAAATTCCTGGTACAACAGGGATGCATTCGACCGCTTTGTGATTTACTCAGCGTAGCGGATCCCAAGATTGTCACTATCGCCTTGGAAGGGTTGGAAAATATTCTCAAGATTGGTGACGAAGAAGCGCGCCTCACCAACGGACAAAACCAGATGGCCGTGTACGTTTCCGAAGCGGAAGGTCTCAACAAGATTGAAGACCTACAGCAGCACTCCAATAACGCTATTTACGAACAAGCCATTCGTATGCTCGAAACCTACTTTGGAGttgaggaagaggaagaaatggcgGCTATTGCGCCCGCCATGGAAGGTGACCAGTTCGGCTTTGGTATGGATCAACAGCCCGGAACGGGAACGTTTGACTTTTCCGGTGGGCAATAA
- a CDS encoding predicted protein: NLIGSVPNELKALTNLVQLNLEGNFISGPIPTVFGQLQNLTVLDLDANSLTGAIPDSLYDAEGLSELVILTLTSNDFLGTIPDEYANITALQAVAFQSNQINGTIPSFLGALTDLRTINFFDNNLEGNIPRELGLLSNLENLFLHFNFLSGTMPSEICALRQLNLRQLT; encoded by the exons AACTTGATTGGGTCTGTACCGAACGAGTTGAAAGCACTAACAAATTTGGTGCAATTGAACCTAGAGGGAAACTTTATCAGCGGACCAATCCCAACTGTTTTCGGGCAGCTGCAAAATCTTACGGTTTTGGATCTGGACGCCAATTCGCTGACGGGAGCGATCCCTGACAGCCTCTACGATGCGGAAGGACTATCGGAATTGG TTATTCTAACGTTGACCTCGAACGATTTTTTGGGTACCATCCCCGATGAATACGCAAACATAACGGCGCTGCAAGCTGTCGCCTTCCAGTCCAACCAGATCAACGGAACAATCCCGTCGTTTTTGGGAGCCTTGACGGATCTTCGGACAATCAACTTTTTCGACAACAATCTTGAAGGCAACATCCCGAGAGAATTGGGGCTGCTGTCCAACCTCGAGAACTTGTTTCTTCACTTTAACTTTCTGAGCGGCACCATGCCGAGTGAGATCTGCGCACTGCGCCAGTTGAACCTGAGACAGCTGACG
- a CDS encoding predicted protein produces the protein MTTRVTGNERRGRQLLLRFSGFLSAALTVMALITATRALAPVVAYIAPQRVRSHFMRRAFASGNCRSRRFSVLRSTVGTETRNENNITTPYHSPLPTSRYVYQSSRTLSSRNPALPLESTLMHSNANELTDVELKNLVAHWRDHPVLNPMVTFRSWVVPIKGKMIQAILNSKSLQPYLASRHELLQEMHVRLKIVRDYTDSTDGTEKLILLHPDTPPLSELPADVQQLLRNCQIHENGPVMPTKFTYKDFTASYILSQLLPIAVHPPPTAFETIGHVAHLNLKERHWPYRFLIGQVLLETLPLIESVINKVGEVSGPYRTYDFGLLAGRNDTRVKLTESGVQLQFDLADVYWCSRLSEERQRLLRTFQPGQIIADPFCGVGALCLLAASLPQRNCTIWANDWNPKAVEYLRENARRNHVSDRIERLQCGDAYDFLMDMGLQQHQKASTRSRKEDVTNKDGNHVTPTEPMRLPDHVVMNYPVEAPKFLGALRWWPVPPSSRRGSTTRDGGIGSVIVPRVHVYTFARADPTTDRDAEEVAVDLVAANLLPLGNTIHCRTEMNEDYDCDIQVHPVRDVAPGKVVLCGDFR, from the exons ATGACGACACGAGTCACTGGCAACGAGAGAAGAGGAAGACAACTTCTGCTACGATTTTCCGGTTTTCTTTCAGCTGCCCTGACGGTGATGGCTTTGATCACGGCGACACGAGCATTGGCGCCGGTTGTTGCCTACATCGCACCACAACGAGTAAGGTCACATTTCATGAGGCGCGCGTTTGCTTCCGGGAACTGTCGCTCCAGGCGTTTCAGCGTTCTGCGTTCGACAGTCGGAACGGAAACGCGCAACGAGAACAACATCACTACACCTTACCATTCACCCTTGCCGACGTCTAGATATGTGTACCAATCCTCTCGCACTCTCTCTTCACGTAATCCAGCGCTGCCTTTAGAATCCACGCTTATGCACTCGAACGCAAACGAATTGACAGATGTCGAACTGAAGAACTTGGTTGCTCATTGGAGAGACCACCCTGTCTTAAATCCGATGGTCACTTTCCGCTCATGGGTCGTTCCTATCAAAGGCAAGATGATTCAAGCAATTCTCAATTCTAAATCCCTGCAACCCTATCTAGCAAGCAGACACGAACTGCTGCAAGAAATGCATGTGAGACTGAAAATCGTTCGCGATTACACCGACTCTACCGATGGCACAGAAAAATTGATACTCTTGCATCCCGATACGCCACCACTGTCGGAACTTCCCGCAGATGTCCAGCAGCTATTACGCAATTGTCAGATTCATGAAAATGGTCCCGTCATGCCTACGAAGTTTACGTATAAAGACTTTACGGCATCGTACATTCTATCTCAGCTGTTGCCTATAGCTGTCCATCCGCCTCCGACGGCCTTTGAGACCATCGGACACGTGGCGCATTTAAATTTGAAGGAGCGTCACTGGCCTTACCGCTTTCTTATCGGCCAAGTGCTGCTAGAAACGTTGCCCTTGATAGAAAGCGTCATTAACAAAGTGGGGGAAGTCTCGGGACCGTACCGCACCTACGATTTTGGACTGCTTGCGGGTCGCAATGATACGCGGGTCAAGCTCACAGAATCAGGCGTGCAACTGCAATTCGATTTAGCGGACGTCTACTGGTGCTCAAGGCTTTCGGAGGAACGACAACGGCTCCTTCGTACCTTTCAGCCTGGGCAGATCATTGCCGATCCCTTTTGTGGAGTGGGCGCTCTATGTCTGCTGGCTGCATCGTTGCCACAACGGAATTGCACGATCTGGGCCAACGACTGGAATCCAAAGGCGGTGGAATACTTGCGCGAGAATGCGCGGCGGAATCATGTGTCCGACCGCATAGAACGGCTACAATGCGGAGATGCCTACGACTTTCTTATGGATATGGGTCTACAACAACACCAGAAAGCATCGACCAGATCAAGGAAAGAGGATGTTACGAACAAGGATGGGAACCATGTAACTCCAACCGAACCTATGCGACTCCCGGATCACGTCGTAATGAACTATCCAGTAGAAGCACCCAAATTTTTGGGTGCGTTACGGTGGTGGCCTGTCCCGCCAAGCTCAAGAAGGGGTAGCACCACACGCGATGGTGGTATCGGATCGGTCATCGTACCACGTGTTCACGTTTATACGTTTGCCAGGGCTGATCCCACAACAGACCGAGATGCCGAAGAGGTGGCGGTAGATCTGGTTGCGGCCAATTTGTTGCCATTGGGAAACACGATACACTGTCGGACCGAAATGAACGAAGACTACGATTGCGACATCCAGGTCCATCCGGTGCGTGATGTCGCACCCGGAAAGGTCGTCCTGTGC GGCGACTTTCGATAG
- a CDS encoding predicted protein, with the protein MVRYSVEPDNIEKVAKSRGSHLRVHFKHCREIAHFTKGMNVNKAMKVLDDVLAFKAVIPFVKYTGGIGRKAMAKQCKAPGSKGRWPVKATAVYKDLLSNAKANAETKGLDMDALIIDHAQVNRAPAGRRRTYRAHGRIGKYASQPAHIEIILKQKDEGVEKMDDDEPKKITKKQAAKRRFVKVGA; encoded by the coding sequence ATGGTCCGATACAGCGTGGAACCCGACAATATTGAAAAGGTGGCGAAGTCTCGCGGATCCCACCTCCGCGTGCATTTCAAGCATTGTCGCGAGATTGCCCACTTTACCAAGGGCATGAACGTCAACAAGGCGATGAAGGTCCTCGACGACGTGCTTGCCTTTAAGGCCGTCATTCCCTTTGTCAAGTACACGGGAGGTATCGGTCGCAAGGCCATGGCCAAGCAGTGCAAGGCGCCCGGTAGCAAGGGACGTTGGCCCGTCAAGGCCACGGCCGTCTATAAGGACTTGCTTTCCAACGCCAAGGCCAACGCCGAAACCAAGGGCTTGGATATGGACGCACTGATCATTGACCACGCGCAGGTCAATCGTGCGCCGGCCGGTAGGCGAAGAACTTACCGTGCTCATGGACGTATCGGTAAGTACGCCAGTCAGCCTGCCCACATTGAGATCATTCTCAAGCAAAAAGACGAAGGTGTGGAAAAGATGGATGATGATGAACCCAAGAAAATTACAAAGAAGCAGGCAGCCAAGCGTCGTTTTGTCAAGGTTGGAGCTTAA
- a CDS encoding predicted protein: MRSTTMSQGFRLALVCYTAVFTPSFQFQGKGQLAFRRRGPQSLPTPIGNSLRAAGSDDNDAPSSDKNLDKNQGMSWTESFNARKEALREEKLAQLKKWCKADCSSAVSVTLPDWIRRLDVAEWPFAACGSSSGSVYIANLETGNLIASNVVQKENDSAHQKGDAVTPIGLEETLRLLYGDHDGGGTFAMTFSGNLICEAGRSGGVNLWRLDSSSQHLVSQGSMMAVQNKLVTCLELDDDYLWVGTSDGLVQAFALDHELPLALQSSPELKWDFGSPVLSLSLLPDIGCGVVSTVSGVRLFSMEDDEEATPIMQPPFDINRQESSVTFALCSTIVCSTENDERTFSVACGGNDGSLFLQPLSMQSHDEVDWKKPFVQPVWQLKPRHSGAVQCMTSPAPGLLVTASQDGTMRVWDIAQRNCMYQFIGYKVWLGSVWSDGVRLISDGSDNTVIAHNFDPAVSEKTELE, from the coding sequence ATGAGATCAACGACCATGTCGCAAGGATTTCGCTTAGCTCTGGTGTGCTACACTGCCGTCTTCACACCCTCTTTCCAGTTCCAAGGAAAGGGACAGCTCGCATTCCGGCGACGAGGCCCTCAATCTCTCCCTACCCCCATCGGCAACAGCCTGCGTGCGGCAGGAagcgacgacaacgatgctCCCTCTTCAGACAAAAACTTGGACAAGAACCAAGGTATGTCGTGGACCGAGAGCTTTAATGCTCGGAAAGAGGCATTGCGAGAGGAAAAACTAGCTCAATTGAAGAAATGGTGCAAAGCGGATTGCAGTTCTGCCGTTTCGGTGACTTTACCCGATTGGATCCGTCGCCTAGACGTCGCCGAATGGCCTTTCGCCGCTTGCGGCAGCTCATCGGGATCTGTCTATATAGCCAATCTAGAAACAGGCAACTTGATTGCGAGTAACGTTgtgcaaaaggaaaacgaTTCGGCGCACCAGAAGGGTGATGCTGTTACTCCAATCGGTTTGGAAGAAACTCTACGACTCTTGTACGGAGATCACGATGGGGGTGGTACTTTTGCTATGACTTTCTCGGGAAACTTGATTTGCGAAGCAGGGCGGAGTGGTGGCGTAAATCTTTGGCGTCTAGATTCTTCGTCCCAACATCTTGTTTCGCAAGGCAGCATGATGGCTGTACAAAACAAGTTGGTGACttgcttggagttggacGACGATTATTTATGGGTCGGTACCTCCGATGGTCTGGTCCAAGCCTTCGCGTTGGACCACGAACTCCCGTTGGCTCTCCAGTCCAGTCCAGAATTGAAATGGGACTTTGGATCACCCGTTCTCTCGCTCTCTCTACTTCCTGATATTGGTTGTGGCGTGGTATCGACAGTCAGCGGTGTTCGGCTCTTTTCTatggaagatgacgaagaggcCACACCAATTATGCAGCCACCATTCGATATTAATAGACAAGAATCTTCCGTCACTTTTGCGCTCTGCTCCACCATCGTATGCAGTACCGAAAACGATGAACGGACATTTTCTGTAGCCTGCGGAGGCAATGACGGCAGCTTATTTTTGCAACCGCTCAGTATGCAGAGCCACGATGAAGTCGACTGGAAGAAACCTTTTGTCCAGCCGGTGTGGCAATTGAAACCCCGTCATTCTGGAGCAGTCCAATGCATGACGAGCCCGGCACCGGGGCTTCTCGTCACGGCTAGCCAAGACGGAACAATGCGAGTTTGGGACATTGCGCAGAGGAACTGCATGTACCAGTTTATTGGCTACAAGGTATGGCTAGGTAGTGTATGGAGTGACGGCGTGCGTCTCATCAGTGACGGTAGTGACAATACTGTCATTGCGCACAACTTTGACCCCGCAGTGTCCGAAAAGACAGAGCTGGAATAA
- a CDS encoding predicted protein: MSEGEPTKPLAPTNPLPENRFELELEFVQALASPAYLHFLATSRAEEDGKLFLQDSSFQQYLRYLFDTWSRPEYARFLSYPHALYFLELLIEKPTVLKEWSLPAFRNFCHRQQFLSWQHRHESLYGKGTVPAAMDPKIDGTTSPVVPRADEESAVNN; the protein is encoded by the coding sequence ATGTCGGAAGGGGAACCGACCAAGCCCTTGGCGCCGACGAATCCTTTGCCGGAAAACCGGTTCGAGCTGGAACTGGAATTCGTTCAGGCGCTCGCATCGCCGGCGTATCTACACTTTTTGGCCACGTCGAGAGCCGAAGAAGACGGCAAGCTTTTTCTGCAAGATTCTTCCTTCCAACAGTATCTTCGCTATCTTTTCGATACGTGGAGCCGCCCGGAATACGCGAGGTTTTTGTCGTATCCTCACGCTCTGTACTTTCTCGAGTTGCTGATTGAGAAGCCCACTGTCTTGAAGGAATGGAGTTTGCCAGCCTTTCGGAACTTTTGTCACCGGCAACAATTTTTATCCTGGCAACATCGCCACGAGTCTCTCTACGGTAAGGGAACAGTCCCCGCTGCTATGGACCCGAAGATCGACGGTACTACTTCTCCCGTCGTACCTAGAGCAGACGAAGAGTCGGCGGTGAACAATTGA
- a CDS encoding predicted protein — protein sequence MRTVFTLFLSATLLGRWLAAASAPVPNVQVTLRGKKYDVTDVRTVQDLQDRIEEVSGILAPQQGRVLFDGKRLESTDVLADVGVADGAQLNIVPSSKAAGKVKKTATTTESKTDSAAMMEDYLRQAGLDGDKLDELMKGMSGSDGKVPSMEESLGMMNEMMNSPIFQEYMSDPAKLEESRQMILNNPMLKSMMAGMPGMEDILNDPEAWREAMQAAASLYKNMDKNQLTQAMMGMGGMGGGMPDFGGNMFDGTLDNSAAAAALDELDEDD from the exons ATGAGAACAGTATTTacactttttctttccgcAACCTTG CTCGGCCGTTGGCTAGCGGCTGCTTCGGCACCCGTCCCGAACGTCCAGGTCACGCTCCGCGGCAAAAAGTACGACGTCACCGACGTGCGCACGGTCCAGGACTTGCAGGATCGCATCGAGGAGGTTTCGGGGATACTGGCGCCGCAGCAGGGACGGGTACTCTTTGACGGCAAACGATTGGAGTCGACCGATGTATTGGCCGATGTGGGTGTCGCGGACGGCGCCCAACTCAATATAGTGCCTTCCAGTAAGGCCGCGGGGAAAGTCAAAAAGACCGCGACCACCACCGAATCCAAAACCGATTCCGCCGCCATGATGGAGGATTACCTGAGACAGGCCGGGCTGGATGGGGACAAGCTGGATGAACTCATGAAGGGCATGTCGGGATCGGATGGGAAAGTACCTTCCATGGAAGAGAGTTTGGGAATGATGAACGAAATGATGAATAGCCCCATCTTTCAGGAATACATGAGCGATCCCGCGAAGCTCGAAGAGTCCCGGCAGATGATTCTCAACAATCCGATGCTTAAATCGATGATGGCCGGCATGCCGGGAATGGAAGACATCCTCAACGATCCCGAGGCTTGGCGAGAAGCCATGCAAGCAGCAGCCAGCCTCTACAAGAATATGGATAAGAACCAACTGACACAAGCAATGATGGGAATGGGTGGTATGGGCGGTGGTATGCCAGATTTTGGTGGAAACATGTTTGATGGCACTCTGGACAATTCAGCCGCCGCAGCGGCACTGGACGAgctggacgaagacgactaA
- a CDS encoding predicted protein — protein MDYARAKPNREEAVADTGEKKASAKKVKVGVYYYPWYSGNFHGGKYLRQKLDPVQQPALGEYDDRDPDVIAQHVAWSQQANIDVWITSWWGPDSDSNRTTKDVILASPVFQKSGLQLALFYESTSRLGKAFDDISNIASDITYMAKTYFKNTNYLRIDGKPVLAVYLTRSIEARSDINRFTSIVRQAALHAGVGEIYLLGDHAFGKPPAKSSPSYSKKINNLRRLDAITNYDVYGSMHAKGKHATQAEVAAYTQAQENWRTMAQDAKVAFVPCVSPGFNDRGVRLRANHSALSRKLDSDESEPGSLFQAQLRQSVALVDDAADRLLMVTSFNEWHEDTQIEPVAEQAMTVRDGSDGSQDYTQGVGYEGYETLYLDLLRDETVEKQKCNAEK, from the coding sequence ATGGATTATGCGCGAGCCAAGCCGAACCGTGAGGAAGCTGTAGCTGATACTGGCGAGAAGAAGGCGAGCGCAAAGAAGGTGAAGGTGGGAGTCTACTACTACCCGTGGTACAGCGGGAATTTTCACGGTGGCAAGTACTTGCGTCAAAAACTGGATCCGGTCCAACAACCTGCGCTGGGCGAGTACGATGATCGTGATCCGGACGTGATCGCGCAGCACGTGGCTTGGAGTCAACAAGCCAACATTGACGTATGGATAACCAGTTGGTGGGGCCCGGACTCGGACTCGAATCGCACAACCAAAGATGTCATTCTGGCGTCACCCGTCTTCCAGAAAAGTGGTTTGCAGCTGGCGCTCTTTTACGAATCAACCTCACGTCTGGGCAAAGCATTCGACGATATTTCCAATATTGCCAGCGACATTACTTACATGGCCAAGACGTACTTCAAAAATACCAACTACTTGCGCATCGACGGCAAACCAGTCCTTGCGGTATATTTGACGCGATCGATTGAAGCACGGAGCGATATCAACCGATTCACCAGTATTGTCCGACAAGCTGCACTTCACGCCGGCGTCGGAGAAATTTATTTGTTGGGGGATCACGCGTTCGGAAAGCCCCCAGCCAAGAGTTCTCCTTCGTACAGCAAAAAGATCAATAATCTTCGGCGACTGGACGCGATCACCAACTACGATGTCTACGGTAGTATGCACGCCAAAGGAAAGCACGCGACGCAAGCCGAAGTCGCTGCCTACACGCAGGCCCAAGAAAACTGGCGCACCATGGCGCAGGATGCCAAGGTCGCCTTTGTTCCGTGCGTATCACCCGGCTTTAACGATCGTGGGGTGCGTTTGCGGGCCAACCATTCAGCGTTGTCGCGAAAGCTTGATTCCGACGAGAGTGAACCGGGATCGCTCTTTCAGGCACAGTTACGGCAATCGGTGGCTCTCGTAGATGATGCGGCCGACCGACTGTTGATGGTGACGTCATTCAACGAGTGGCACGAGGACACGCAAATTGAGCCAGTTGCGGAGCAAGCAATGACCGTGCGTGATGGTAGTGATGGGAGTCAAGACTACACGCAGGGGGTCGGCTACGAAGGATACGAAACGCTATATTTGGATCTTTTGCGGGACGAAACGGTAGAAAAGCAGAAGTGCAATGCAGAAAAATAG